tattgaaactaaaaatttaattttttatacaaaattttgtttttatttttctagaatcaaaatttttaattattacttattatacattattattttaaaacattaattactttaaataaaatctcaacacacacacacataaataaattaataagtaaaaaataaaaatataattaatctattatctatctatctatataattttaatacaTGATAAAGTttctatttataaaatattaattattcaaatttaaataaacaaaaatatGTAGTTTTAGtcctaaaatattagaaattacaaTGCAGAAAATATAATTAAGCTCAGATTCTTAATAAGAAATTATAACTGAACTAAGATTTTAATGAGataaaaaaatccaaaaaattctaACTGTATGAGTTGTTTTAAAAAAGTCATAAgcttaattaaataattagcaaataAATAAGGGAAACTGTGAAAATatagaaatattttttatttttatattatttataattttgaaatttttaatactacaaaaaataatttagcgaacatattttaaaaaaaaaattagaaaaacatCCACTTTTGTTCACACAAGCataatttataagaaaaaaaatataaaaatatattcttGTGATAACTTTTAACAAAATATTAACTTGACATTAacattaattgaaaaaaaaatttcagtgtTACATAAATGGATACAGACATAATGTAACATTATAAAATCTCATAATattaatttgataaaaataaaaatttaatcccTTCATTATAACAATATACTAAATCAAGTGCTATAATATTTGAAATCACCTCTAAAAACTATTATATATAGAAAGAGAGAGGATTaagaatatattattataaatgtaaagtAACTAAAGTATGAGTATATCAATcaaataagaaattataaatatgaaaaatttaaatcattgagtgtattttaataattattctaatttctaattttgcaaataaattttatgttaacataaattattttaaggtaaatattatcatttattatgaactttatttttttatattttatatttgattttcacttataatctatataattaattttttaaaagaattaaaaattgaaattgttatatttaataatgaggttgatatttttaaaaattctttTGAAAGAAGGAAAACTTATACCATATAGTTAAGGAAATTAATTATACTTATTTTAACATTCATGAAAAGTTTAAACTACAATATTTACTGTGGTCCAAAAAATAtagtatattaattttttaagaaatattaggATACAACTTCAAGACTTTTGATAATGTAAAGGATTatgttaaataaaataaaattatatatatatatatattttcttttgaaattgtaaaattagattatattatatgaatttaataattttttatatagattttTTCAATATAGTTATTCATATCAAATTAACGTATAAAACTAAAGGTGGGAGGAAAGAAGACATCATAATTGTTATAAAAAGTATTTATTgttctaatatttttatttttattatttaaattgaattattacttatttttattttatttatttgattttattactATTTAAATTGAACCAGTAATCTTTTATCTTAGAATCATATATagaaaattatatgaaaataaattaaataacaaGTAACGAATATAAACAATGTGTGTGCATGGcaggttaaaaaaaaaactagtaaattaataattaataattgaaaaAGAAACGATTTTCAATATGTTAAATATAATAGTTAAAATTTAGCACCCATATATTCAATCCTGCGTCCGCCCCCTTAATTAAAGAGGATTCAATACAGCTCCAGTGAAAAGAACAACCTAAGACACCTCTTCTTTAATCATGAACATGAAAGGATGATCAGCATCTAAACTTGGTGGAAGAAACATAGGTAATGCAGTGCCGCAAGCACAACCAAAGACAATGGATCATTGCAATTGTACCTTCCTCGTTTACTTCAATATAAGACTTGTGAATTGCATCCTAGACATAAAGCTCTGGACTATCAACAATCTCTGTAATCTCCCGGTTGTTCTCAAAAATCTTGGTCAATCCCAATTCTTTCATAATTTTCTTAGTATTTATCTCATAGGAGAACTTCAACTTGGGAATATACATCACAGAAAGTTCCACTTGCTGAAGATCCCAACGCTTATTTAACAATCTGGAATCAGAATTAAGCTGCTGTATTAATTCTTGTAAGCCATCTTTCTCATCAGGAAGAAAGATATACATGGAAAATTGCTTCTTGTTTTGGCCAGACTTATATGGAAGCTTCAGGAGTTGGAAACCCTCAAATGATCCATAGAACTGTGGCTCACTAGTGTAGCTAATCATGAAGGGAACTTTAACAGTTCTTCCGCTAAGGAGGTGAAAGTCTTCATTCTCAGTGTTTGAGGCATCAAAAGGGTGAAGTCAAGTTCCTTTGAAAGAGAGTGCATTTGCAAGTACAAGTACCGTACATTTGTTCAAGAAACCAAGTGGGACAAGTACcgtactacagccgccattttcaTATCATGAGTGAGGTAATTCTGCTTGTACTTCTTTAACTGCTTTAAAGCATAAGTCACTATTTTACCATGCTGCATCAAGACACACCCCAACCCAACTCTAGAAACATCACAGTACACTTACACCCTTCTCCACTCACCGATAAAGTCAATACAGGACTTATAGTTAAACAATCcttaagcttttgaaagctttccTTACATTCATATCACTAAAAGAATGAGACATTCTTTTCAGTCAACCATGTTAGAGGAGCTGCTATTCTGGAGATattttgcacaaaacgcctatagtaaccTGCTAGGcttagaaaacttcgcacctcggtgaCTGTAGTAGGTCTAAACCAATCAGTTAATGCTTCAATTTTCTTAGAGTCCACCCAAATACCTTTCTTAGAGACCACATGTCCGAAGAATGGGATGCTCTCCAGCCAGAACTCACACTTTGAAAATTTTGCATACAGCTGATGCTCCCTCAATGTCTGTAACACTATCCTTAGATGCCACACATGCTCTTCCTCGGTtcgagaatacaccaaaatgtcatataTGAATATAATGACAAAGCAATCCAGAAACGGCCTAAACACcctgttcattaggcccataaa
This is a stretch of genomic DNA from Hevea brasiliensis isolate MT/VB/25A 57/8 chromosome 12, ASM3005281v1, whole genome shotgun sequence. It encodes these proteins:
- the LOC131171121 gene encoding serpin-ZX-like, which produces MAFMGLMNRVFRPFLDCFVIIFIYDILVYSRTEEEHVWHLRIVLQTLREHQLYAKFSKCEFWLESIPFFGHVVSKKGIWVDSKKIEALTDWFRPTTVTEHGKIVTYALKQLKKYKQNYLTHDMKMAAVVRYTSEPQFYGSFEGFQLLKLPYKSGQNKKQFSMYIFLPDEKDGLQELIQQLNSDSRLLNKRWDLQQVELSVMYIPKLKFSYEINTKKIMKELGLTKIFENNREITEIVDSPELYV